In a single window of the Heliangelus exortis chromosome 30, bHelExo1.hap1, whole genome shotgun sequence genome:
- the REEP4 gene encoding receptor expression-enhancing protein 4 — protein MVSRVLCRLIELLFGMLYPAYASYKAVKTKNIREYVRWMMYWIVFALFMAIETFTDLLISWFPFYYEVKMAFVIWLLSPYTRGARLLYLKFVHPTLSRKEKEIDTYLSQAKERSYHTMVHFGKRGLNIAATAAVQAATRSQGVLAGRLRSFSMQDLRSLPDQTPTHYQDPLYLEEQENPPRQLLAYSTPLGQQDESEDEELWSDSEVLPRRPLSRSHSLQLAKKKTSGKEGSSRLLRSRIRRKVDPPEEGES, from the exons ATGGTGTCCCGGGTGCTCTGCCGACTGATCGA GCTGCTCTTCGGGATGCTCTATCCTGCCTACGCTTCCTACAAGGCTGTGAAGACCAAAAACATCCGGGAATAT GTCCGGTGGATGATGTACTGGATTGTCTTTGCCCTCTTCATGGCCATCGAGACCTTCACTGATCTGCTCATCTCCTG GTTTCCTTTCTACTATGAGGTTAAGATGGCTTTTGTCATCTGGCTGCTGTCCCCCTACACCCGGGGAGCCCGGCTGCTCTACCTCAAATTCGTCCACCCCACGCTGTCCCGCAAGGAGAAG GAGATTGACACCTACCTCAGCCAGGCCAAGGAGCGCAGCTACCACACCATGGTGCATTTTGGCAAGAGGGGACTCAACATCGCGGCCACCGCCGCCGTCCAGGCTGCCACCAGG AGCCAGGGGGTCCTGGCCGGGAGGCTCCGCAGTTTCAGCATGCAGGACCTGCGCTCCCTGCCCGACCAGACCCCCACCCACTACCAGGACCCCCTGTacctggaggagcaggagaaccCCCCCAGACAGCTGCTGg CCTACAGCACCCCCCTGGGCCAGCAGGATGAGAGCGAGGATGAGGAGCTGTGGTCAGACTCAGAGGTGCTGCCCCGCAGACCCCTGTCCCGCAgccacagcctgcagctggcCAAGAAGAAAACATCAGGCAAAGAG ggctcttCCCGACTCCTGCGCAGCCGGATCAGGAGGAAAGTGGATCCACCCGAGGAGGGGGAGAGCTGA